The following proteins are co-located in the Rattus norvegicus strain BN/NHsdMcwi chromosome X, GRCr8, whole genome shotgun sequence genome:
- the Slc38a5 gene encoding sodium-coupled neutral amino acid transporter 5 isoform X2 — protein sequence MALLQGGNLSNSWISSLLSCFPPPSLCSLDLAPCQQFEGKTSFGMSVFNLSNAIMGSGILGLAYAMAHTGVIFFLALLLCIALLSSYSIHLLLTCASVVGIRAYEQLGQRAFGPAGKVVVAIIICLHNVGAMSSYLFIIKSELPLVIGTFLHMDPEGDWFLKGNLLIILVSLLIILPLALMKHLGYLGYTSSLSLTCMLFFLISVIYKKFQLGCVVSHNDTVVESEPAPLQAFNSSCEAKLFTVDSQMSYTVPIMAFAFVCHPEVLPIYTELCCPTQRRMQAVANMSIGAMFIMYGLTATFGYLTFYSTVKAEMLEMYTQEDLLILCVRLAVLLAVTLTVPVVLFPIRRALQQLLFPSKAFSWPRHVAIALILLILVNILVICVPTIRDIFGFIGSTSAPSLIFILPSVFYLRIVPADMEPLFSWPKIQALCFGVLGVLFMAISLGFMFANWATGQSRMSGH from the exons ATGGCCCTGCTCCAGGGAGGAAACCTGTCCAATTCTTGGAT TTCTAGCCTCTTGTCCtgttttccccctccctctctgtgttcGCTGGATCTTGCCCCTTGCCAACAGTTCGAGGGGAAGACATCATTCGGAATGTCAGTGTTCAACCTTAGCAATGCCATCATGGGGAGTGGCATCCTGGGGCTCGCCTACGCCATGGCCCACACTGGAGTCATCTTCTTCTT GGCCCTCTTGCTGTGCATTGCCCTCCTGTCTTCTTACTCTATCCACCTCCTGCTGACCTGCGCCAGTGTTGTAG GAATCCGCGCCTATGAGCAGCTGGGACAGAGGGCATTTGGACCTGCCGGGAAAGTAGTGGTGGCCATTATCATCTGTCTGCACAATGTTGGCG CTATGTCCAGTTACCTGTTCATCATCAAATCTGAACTGCCCCTGGTTATTGGCACCTTCCTGCACATGGACCCTGAGGG GGACTGGTTCTTGAAGGGAAACCTCCTCATCATCCTGGTTAGCTTGTTAATCATCTTGCCTCTGGCTCTCATGAAACATCTGG GCTACTTGGGGTATACAAGCAGCCTCTCTCTGACCTGCATGCTGTTTTTCCTTATTTCA GTCATCTATAAGAAGTTCCAGCTTGGCTGTGTTGTGAGCCACAATGACACAGTAGTGGAGAGTGAACCAGCTCCCTTGCAGGCGTTTAATAGCAGCTGTGAGGCCAAGCTCTTCACAGTTGACTCACAG ATGTCTTACACAGTGCCTATTATGGCTTTTGCCTTTGTCTGCCACCCTGAGGTGCTGCCCATTTACACGGAACTTTGCTG CCCTACTCAGCGCAGGATGCAAGCTGTGGCCAACATGTCCATCGGGGCTATGTTCATCATGTACGGACTCACAGCTACCTTTGGATACCTTACCTTCTACA GCACTGTGAAGGCAGAGATGCTGGAGATGTACACCCAGGAGGACCTGCTTATTCTTTGTGTGCGCCTGGCCGTACTGCTTGCAGTAACCCTCACTGTGCCTGTTGTCCTTTTCCCT ATCCGCCGAGCCCTCCAGCAGCTGCTCTTCCCAAGTAAGGCCTTCAGCTGGCCACGACATGTGGCCATTGCCCTGATCCTGCTTATTTTGGTCAATATCCTTGTCATTTGTGTGCCAACCATCCGGGATATCTTTGGGTTTATTG GCTCCACTTCAGCCCCTAGCCTCATCTTCATCCTTCCCAGTGTCTTCTACCTCCGCATTGTACCTGCTGACATGGAACCCTTGTTTTCCTGGCCCAAGATCCAG GCCCTGTGTTTTGGCGTCCTGGGAGTCCTCTTCATGGCCATCAGTCTGGGCTTTATGTTTGCTAATTGGGCTACAGGCCAGAGCCGTATGTCTGGCCATTGA
- the Slc38a5 gene encoding sodium-coupled neutral amino acid transporter 5: MEMQEPKMNGTLSTGAAAGYRQEREGFLPTTHGPAPGRKPVQFLDFEGKTSFGMSVFNLSNAIMGSGILGLAYAMAHTGVIFFLALLLCIALLSSYSIHLLLTCASVVGIRAYEQLGQRAFGPAGKVVVAIIICLHNVGAMSSYLFIIKSELPLVIGTFLHMDPEGDWFLKGNLLIILVSLLIILPLALMKHLGYLGYTSSLSLTCMLFFLISVIYKKFQLGCVVSHNDTVVESEPAPLQAFNSSCEAKLFTVDSQMSYTVPIMAFAFVCHPEVLPIYTELCCPTQRRMQAVANMSIGAMFIMYGLTATFGYLTFYSTVKAEMLEMYTQEDLLILCVRLAVLLAVTLTVPVVLFPIRRALQQLLFPSKAFSWPRHVAIALILLILVNILVICVPTIRDIFGFIGSTSAPSLIFILPSVFYLRIVPADMEPLFSWPKIQALCFGVLGVLFMAISLGFMFANWATGQSRMSGH, translated from the exons ATGGAAATGCAGGAACCAAAGATGAACGGAACCCTCTCTACGGGTGCTGCTGCGGG CTACAGACAGGAACGCGAAGGCTTCCTGCCCACCACCCATGGCCCTGCTCCAGGGAGGAAACCTGTCCAATTCTTGGAT TTCGAGGGGAAGACATCATTCGGAATGTCAGTGTTCAACCTTAGCAATGCCATCATGGGGAGTGGCATCCTGGGGCTCGCCTACGCCATGGCCCACACTGGAGTCATCTTCTTCTT GGCCCTCTTGCTGTGCATTGCCCTCCTGTCTTCTTACTCTATCCACCTCCTGCTGACCTGCGCCAGTGTTGTAG GAATCCGCGCCTATGAGCAGCTGGGACAGAGGGCATTTGGACCTGCCGGGAAAGTAGTGGTGGCCATTATCATCTGTCTGCACAATGTTGGCG CTATGTCCAGTTACCTGTTCATCATCAAATCTGAACTGCCCCTGGTTATTGGCACCTTCCTGCACATGGACCCTGAGGG GGACTGGTTCTTGAAGGGAAACCTCCTCATCATCCTGGTTAGCTTGTTAATCATCTTGCCTCTGGCTCTCATGAAACATCTGG GCTACTTGGGGTATACAAGCAGCCTCTCTCTGACCTGCATGCTGTTTTTCCTTATTTCA GTCATCTATAAGAAGTTCCAGCTTGGCTGTGTTGTGAGCCACAATGACACAGTAGTGGAGAGTGAACCAGCTCCCTTGCAGGCGTTTAATAGCAGCTGTGAGGCCAAGCTCTTCACAGTTGACTCACAG ATGTCTTACACAGTGCCTATTATGGCTTTTGCCTTTGTCTGCCACCCTGAGGTGCTGCCCATTTACACGGAACTTTGCTG CCCTACTCAGCGCAGGATGCAAGCTGTGGCCAACATGTCCATCGGGGCTATGTTCATCATGTACGGACTCACAGCTACCTTTGGATACCTTACCTTCTACA GCACTGTGAAGGCAGAGATGCTGGAGATGTACACCCAGGAGGACCTGCTTATTCTTTGTGTGCGCCTGGCCGTACTGCTTGCAGTAACCCTCACTGTGCCTGTTGTCCTTTTCCCT ATCCGCCGAGCCCTCCAGCAGCTGCTCTTCCCAAGTAAGGCCTTCAGCTGGCCACGACATGTGGCCATTGCCCTGATCCTGCTTATTTTGGTCAATATCCTTGTCATTTGTGTGCCAACCATCCGGGATATCTTTGGGTTTATTG GCTCCACTTCAGCCCCTAGCCTCATCTTCATCCTTCCCAGTGTCTTCTACCTCCGCATTGTACCTGCTGACATGGAACCCTTGTTTTCCTGGCCCAAGATCCAG GCCCTGTGTTTTGGCGTCCTGGGAGTCCTCTTCATGGCCATCAGTCTGGGCTTTATGTTTGCTAATTGGGCTACAGGCCAGAGCCGTATGTCTGGCCATTGA
- the Slc38a5 gene encoding sodium-coupled neutral amino acid transporter 5 isoform X1: protein MAISCAVGMEMQEPKMNGTLSTGAAAGYRQEREGFLPTTHGPAPGRKPVQFLDFEGKTSFGMSVFNLSNAIMGSGILGLAYAMAHTGVIFFLALLLCIALLSSYSIHLLLTCASVVGIRAYEQLGQRAFGPAGKVVVAIIICLHNVGAMSSYLFIIKSELPLVIGTFLHMDPEGDWFLKGNLLIILVSLLIILPLALMKHLGYLGYTSSLSLTCMLFFLISVIYKKFQLGCVVSHNDTVVESEPAPLQAFNSSCEAKLFTVDSQMSYTVPIMAFAFVCHPEVLPIYTELCCPTQRRMQAVANMSIGAMFIMYGLTATFGYLTFYSTVKAEMLEMYTQEDLLILCVRLAVLLAVTLTVPVVLFPIRRALQQLLFPSKAFSWPRHVAIALILLILVNILVICVPTIRDIFGFIGSTSAPSLIFILPSVFYLRIVPADMEPLFSWPKIQALCFGVLGVLFMAISLGFMFANWATGQSRMSGH, encoded by the exons ATGGCCATTTCATGCGCTGTGGG GATGGAAATGCAGGAACCAAAGATGAACGGAACCCTCTCTACGGGTGCTGCTGCGGG CTACAGACAGGAACGCGAAGGCTTCCTGCCCACCACCCATGGCCCTGCTCCAGGGAGGAAACCTGTCCAATTCTTGGAT TTCGAGGGGAAGACATCATTCGGAATGTCAGTGTTCAACCTTAGCAATGCCATCATGGGGAGTGGCATCCTGGGGCTCGCCTACGCCATGGCCCACACTGGAGTCATCTTCTTCTT GGCCCTCTTGCTGTGCATTGCCCTCCTGTCTTCTTACTCTATCCACCTCCTGCTGACCTGCGCCAGTGTTGTAG GAATCCGCGCCTATGAGCAGCTGGGACAGAGGGCATTTGGACCTGCCGGGAAAGTAGTGGTGGCCATTATCATCTGTCTGCACAATGTTGGCG CTATGTCCAGTTACCTGTTCATCATCAAATCTGAACTGCCCCTGGTTATTGGCACCTTCCTGCACATGGACCCTGAGGG GGACTGGTTCTTGAAGGGAAACCTCCTCATCATCCTGGTTAGCTTGTTAATCATCTTGCCTCTGGCTCTCATGAAACATCTGG GCTACTTGGGGTATACAAGCAGCCTCTCTCTGACCTGCATGCTGTTTTTCCTTATTTCA GTCATCTATAAGAAGTTCCAGCTTGGCTGTGTTGTGAGCCACAATGACACAGTAGTGGAGAGTGAACCAGCTCCCTTGCAGGCGTTTAATAGCAGCTGTGAGGCCAAGCTCTTCACAGTTGACTCACAG ATGTCTTACACAGTGCCTATTATGGCTTTTGCCTTTGTCTGCCACCCTGAGGTGCTGCCCATTTACACGGAACTTTGCTG CCCTACTCAGCGCAGGATGCAAGCTGTGGCCAACATGTCCATCGGGGCTATGTTCATCATGTACGGACTCACAGCTACCTTTGGATACCTTACCTTCTACA GCACTGTGAAGGCAGAGATGCTGGAGATGTACACCCAGGAGGACCTGCTTATTCTTTGTGTGCGCCTGGCCGTACTGCTTGCAGTAACCCTCACTGTGCCTGTTGTCCTTTTCCCT ATCCGCCGAGCCCTCCAGCAGCTGCTCTTCCCAAGTAAGGCCTTCAGCTGGCCACGACATGTGGCCATTGCCCTGATCCTGCTTATTTTGGTCAATATCCTTGTCATTTGTGTGCCAACCATCCGGGATATCTTTGGGTTTATTG GCTCCACTTCAGCCCCTAGCCTCATCTTCATCCTTCCCAGTGTCTTCTACCTCCGCATTGTACCTGCTGACATGGAACCCTTGTTTTCCTGGCCCAAGATCCAG GCCCTGTGTTTTGGCGTCCTGGGAGTCCTCTTCATGGCCATCAGTCTGGGCTTTATGTTTGCTAATTGGGCTACAGGCCAGAGCCGTATGTCTGGCCATTGA